One Equus asinus isolate D_3611 breed Donkey chromosome 26, EquAss-T2T_v2, whole genome shotgun sequence genomic window carries:
- the KCNJ14 gene encoding ATP-sensitive inward rectifier potassium channel 14 produces the protein MGLARALRRLSGALESGESRAGDEEEAGPGLCHNGWAPSAVGRRRGRFVKKDGHCNVRFVNLGGQGARYLSDLFTTCVDVRWRWMCLLFSCSFLASWLLFGLAFWLIASLHGDLAAPPPPAPCFSQVASFLAAFLFALETQTSIGYGVRSVTEECPAAVAAVVLQCIAGCVLDAFVVGAVMAKMAKPKKRNETLVFSENAVVALRDRRLCLMWRVGNLRRSHLVEAHVRAQLLQPRVTPEGEYIPLDHQDVDVGFDGGTDRIFLVSPITIVHEIDSASPLYELGRAELARADFELVVILEGMVEATAMTTQCRSSYLPGELLWGHRFEPVLFQRGSQYEVDYRHFHRTYEVPGTPVCSAKELDERAEQASHSPKSSFPGSLAAFCYENELALSCCQEEDEEEEAKEGDEGEAEDEAASPRVLTPTLALTLPP, from the exons ATGGGCCTGGCCAGGGCCCTGCGCCGCCTTAGCGGCGCCCTGGAGTCGGGGGAGAGCCGGGCGGGCGATGAGGAGGAGGCCGGGCCGGGGCTGTGCCACAACGGGTGGGCGCCGTCGGCGgtggggcggcggcgcgggcgctTCGTCAAGAAGGACGGGCACTGCAACGTGCGCTTCGTGAACCTGGGCGGCCAGGGCGCGCGCTATCTCAGCGACCTGTTCACCACGTGCGTGGACGTGCGCTGGCGCTGGATGTGCCTGCTcttctcctgctccttcctcGCCTCCTGGCTGCTCTTCGGCCTGGCCTTCTGGCTCATCGCCTCGCTGCACGGCGAcctggccgcgccgccgccgcccgccccctGCTTCTCGCAGGTGGCCAGCTTCCTGGCCGCCTTCCTCTTCGCGCTGGAGACGCAGACGTCCATCGGCTACGGCGTGCGCAGCGTCACCGAGGAGTGCccggccgccgtggccgccgtgGTGCTGCAGTGCATCGCCGGCTGCGTGCTCGACGCCTTCGTCGTGGGCGCCGTCATGGCCAAGATGGCCAAGCCCAAGAAGCGCAACGAGACGCTCGTCTTCAGCGAGAACGCCGTCGTGGCGCTGCGCGACCGCCGCCTCTGCCTCATGTGGCGCGTGGGCAACCTGCGCCGCAGCCACCTCGTCGAGGCCCACGTGCGGGCCCAGCTGCTGCAG CCTCGAGTGACCCCGGAGGGTGAATACATACCGCTGGACCATCAGGATGTGGACGTGGGCTTTGATGGTGGCACCGATCGCATCTTCCTCGTGTCTCCCATCACCATCGTGCACGAGATCGACTCTGCCAGTCCTCTGTATGAACTAGGACGTGCCGAGCTGGCCCGGGCCGACTTCGAGCTGGTGGTCATTCTCGAGGGCATGGTTGAGGCCACGGCGATGACCACACAGTGTCGCTCTTCCTACCTCCCTGGTGAGCTGCTCTGGGGCCATCGTTTTGAGCCAGTCCTCTTCCAGCGTGGCTCCCAGTACGAGGTCGACTATCGCCACTTCCATCGCACTTATGAGGTCCCAGGGACACCCGTCTGCAGCGCCAAGGAGCTAGACGAACGGGCAGAGCAGGCTTCCCACAGTCCCAAGTCTAgcttccctggctccctggctgcaTTTTGTTATGAGAATGAACTTGCTCTGAGCTGCTGccaggaggaagatgaggaagaggaagccaAGGAGGGGGACGAGGGGGAGGCAGAAGATGAAGCTGCCAGCCCCCGAGTACTCACACCAACCCTGGCACTGACCCTGCCCCCATGA
- the CYTH2 gene encoding cytohesin-2: MEDGVYEPPDLTPEERMELENIRRRKQELLVEIQRLREELSEAMSEVEGLEANEGSKTLQRNRKMAMGRKKFNMDPKKGIQFLVENELLQNTPEEIARFLYKGEGLNKTAIGDYLGEREELNLAVLHAFVDLHEFTDLNLVQALRQFLWSFRLPGEAQKIDRMMEAFAQRYCLCNPGVFQSTDTCYVLSFAVIMLNTSLHNPNVRDKPGLERFVAMNRGINEGGDLPEELLRNLYDSIRNEPFKIPEDDGNDLTHTFFNPDREGWLLKLGGRVKTWKRRWFILTDNCLYYFEYTTDKEPRGIIPLENLSIREVDDPRKPNCFELYIPNNKGQLIKACKTEADGRVVEGNHMVYRISAPTQEEKDEWIKSIQAAVSVDPFYEMLAARKKRISVKKKQEQP, from the exons ATGGAGGACGGTGTCTATG AGCCCCCAGACCTGACGCCGGAGGAGCGGATGGAGCTGGAGAACATCCGGCGGCGGAAGCAGGAGCTGCTGGTGGAGATCCAGCGCCTGCGGGAGGAGCTCAGCGAAGCCATGAGCGAGGTGGAGGGTCTGGAGGCCAATGAGGGCAG TAAGACCTTGCAACGGAACCGGAAGATGGCAATGGGCAGGAAGAAGTTCAACATGGACCCCAAAAAG GGGATCCAGTTCTTGGTGGAGAACGAACTTCTGCAGAACACCCCCGAGGAGATCGCCCGCTTCCTGTACAAGGGCGAGGGCCTGAACAAGACGGCCATCGGGGACTACCTCGGGGAGAG GGAAGAGCTGAACCTGGCAGTGCTCCATGCCTTTGTGGATCTGCATGAGTTCACCGACCTCAATCTGGTACAGGCCCTCAG GCAGTTTCTGTGGAGCTTCCGCCTGCCTGGAGAGGCCCAGAAGATTGACCGGATGATGGAAGCCTTCGCCCAGCGATACTGCCTGTGCAACCCCGGGGTTTTCCAGTCCACAG ACACGTGCTACGTGCTGTCCTTCGCCGTGATCATGCTGAACACCAGCCTTCACAATCCCAACGTCCGGGACAAGCCGGGTCTGGAGCGCTTTGTGGCCATGAACCGGGGCATCAACGAGGGCGGGGACCTGCCTGAGGAGCTACTCAGG AACCTCTACGACAGCATCCGGAATGAGCCCTTCAAGATTCCTGAGGATGACGGGAACGATCTGACCCACACCTTCTTCAACCCGGACCGGGAGGGCTGGCTCCTTAAGCTGG GGGGCCGGGTGAAGACGTGGAAGCGGCGCTGGTTTATCCTCACAGACAACTGCCTCTACTATTTTGAGTACACGACG GACAAGGAGCCCCGAGGAATCATCCCCCTGGAGAATCTGAGCATCCGAGAGGTGGACGACCCCCGGAAACCA AACTGCTTCGAGCTCTACATCCCCAACAACAAGGGGCAGCTCATCAAAGCCTGCAAGACGGAGGCGGACGGCCGGGTGGTGGAAGGGAACCACATGGTCTACCGCATCTCGGCCCCCACGCAGGAGGAGAAGGACGAGTGGATCAAGTCCATCCA GGCAGCTGTGAGCGTGGACCCCTTCTATGAGATGCTGGCGGCAAGGAAGAAGCGGATTTCTGTCAAGAAGAAGCAGGAACAGCCCTGA